The following are encoded in a window of bacterium genomic DNA:
- the lepB gene encoding signal peptidase I, producing MSSRGKNIFREYFEAFAVALLAALILRALVIQAFRIPTGSMKDTLLVGDFLLVNKFIYGASTPDYIPFTKIKLPYYQMPGLKEPERGDIIVFKYPLDESVDYIKRCIGAPGDTLEMRDGLVYVNHRPEGEMRFLEKKFDYEEDHYVNYYRVISPSGKEYTIRRYDGAYPNFPAVVVPPDHLFMMGDNRDNSADSRSWGFMPMKNIRGKALVIYFSWEKNEPFWNLFKAIRWNRIFGVII from the coding sequence ATGAGTTCCAGAGGCAAGAATATATTTCGTGAGTATTTTGAAGCTTTCGCCGTCGCCCTGCTGGCGGCCCTGATCCTGCGCGCGCTGGTGATCCAGGCCTTCCGCATCCCCACCGGCTCCATGAAAGACACTCTGCTGGTGGGCGATTTTTTACTGGTCAATAAATTCATCTACGGCGCCTCTACGCCCGATTATATCCCTTTTACCAAAATCAAGCTGCCCTATTACCAGATGCCCGGACTGAAAGAGCCGGAGCGAGGCGACATTATCGTGTTTAAGTATCCCCTGGACGAAAGCGTGGATTATATCAAACGCTGCATCGGCGCACCCGGCGATACCCTGGAGATGCGCGACGGCCTGGTGTATGTCAATCACCGGCCGGAGGGTGAAATGCGATTCTTGGAGAAAAAATTTGATTATGAAGAAGATCATTATGTGAACTATTATCGTGTCATCTCGCCGTCCGGCAAAGAGTACACCATCCGCCGCTACGACGGCGCTTATCCGAACTTTCCCGCGGTCGTGGTGCCGCCGGATCATCTGTTCATGATGGGCGACAACCGCGACAACAGCGCGGACAGCCGCAGCTGGGGATTTATGCCGATGAAAAACATCCGCGGCAAAGCTCTGGTCATCTACTTTTCCTGGGAAAAGAACGAACCGTTCTGGAATCTGTTCAAAGCCATCCGCTGGAACCGGATTTTCGGAGTGATCATCTAG